The DNA region TACaacaaagactaagaaaatGGATGGTGACCACGAGATACACTAACCTATCATCCGTAGATAGAACCGTGAGGCACTCGTGGGCACAGGACGCAGCAACTCTAGGTCCAACAGCTGATGCCAAAAATGCAACCTAACATGTTTCGGTATCAGTATCATCATATTCCAGACTAACAGAGCACCATTTTTCCCACTCTCAATTTTGCACACAATATAGGTTTCAGAGCAATCGATTCATCACAAAAAAAGTTATGTGTATATGAATTCTGCAGCagaaaaaaatacacataccAATGCCATAACCGGATTCGGAGACTTCACAAAAGGAAGATTGATCTCAGTGCCAGAACCTTGCTCTGAAGTTCCTGCAAAAGCAAGTCGACAATGAGAAAGGCATGTCAAAGAGCATAACCACGGCGAATAATTCACAGTCTGAGAGGAAGTAAACAGAATCACCAGGTAAAGCCCCATTTGAATCTGTTCCTCTGTGGTCATGTCCATTTGTAGGGTTTTCCGGATCAGTAACACCTGGAAGCTCAACATTATCCAAAAGACCATCCTCCACAGGTAACCGAAGAAAATGAAGAATGCATTGAGCTTTTGATTTGGAACCGACATGGTCCGCAATCTGAACCCAGTTTTCATTGTAGAGCTCCACAGCTTCAAGAAGCAAGAGAGTTTCTTGATCACTCCAATTCTCTCCATCTTGGTCCCTGAAATCTTTGCTTGTATCCACTCTTACAAAGTCAATACAAGAATGTCCAACAACAAATCTTGCATCGTGAAAACAATTAGAGCATAAGAGTACATCCTCCTGGAAAGTAGAGATGATAAGGATCAGTAACAGATAATGAAACACAAAAAGCAGTAGGTAGAGGAAGTAGGATAGGAACCTTCTTTTGTGATTGGAAGTACACAGTTGGAAGCGGTCGAGAACAATGGTAGCAATGGTTATCACATAAGTGTTCACGAATCCTGATGTCCCAATCAGGGAGGTCAACATCCAAACATGGCAAGGATTCATCTGCCTTGTGTCTACAGATGGGCTTGTCAAACTTGATCAAACTATCAATAGATGTCAAAGCAGCAGACGGAACATGGACCTCACCATTTGTATCCTCCCTGACATCAGATACACCCCTAGAAGGCCCAGGATGACACTGGGGAGCGGCACAGTAATTGATTATCCCCCAGTGATCAAGAAAACGGAAAACTCTTGCAAGATCTTCAGCGTCAACACCATGTACCAATCCTCGGCAATCAGAAATCGTCAGTGTCTTCTCCGGGTTATCCAAATATTTCGAAACAAGGGCGTTCCTGAACTGTATATAACTCTCTGGTGTATGGTTTGGCGATTTTCCTGAGAAATACTGTGGCACCACTTGCCTTTCAAGGCGATCAACTGTGTTTGGTGCAAACCAATCTGCtcaaatagaaacaaaaatgattagaaaaataaaagactaGCAGGGAGATAATTATACATACATCTGAGCTACAAGACTACATGAACATAGCCTAAGTGAAATTTAGAAGAACATAATCACTTTGCATAATCCATTCAAGGTGCAACATAACATAAGCTACATAAGACTGCTCCAGACGAGAGTAACCTAAACCACGAAGCATAACACAAGACACATAAGACTGGACTGCTCAAAGCCAGAGTAACATAAACCAGGAATCAGACATGAACTTATGAATTTAGGACAATAAGTCTCTATAAATGTCTTCAATTTATATATGCAAAATCATGAGCTGAAGGagaataaaaaagaataaaaaggaaaccTGAATGCATAGGCAAGACATGAACTTTATCCCCAAACCGTTTAACAACACCTTCTCCTTCCATAATAGAAGGCGGAGAGATAACATAAGAAGCCGCAGTAGCAGCTCCATCACATTCACTCCTCTCAGTATCAAACCCCAACAAAGAGTCAGCAGGTACAGTAGACAACGCCTGCAACTGCCCAAACGAAATATTCTCCAGAGACGGAGGAAGCAACAAGCCCTGCCCCGCTCCTTTAACCTCCTCCCCTCTCAAACAACCCCTCTCAGCCGCCACAAGAGCAGTCACAGACGCGTGAGGGCGTACCACCACGCGCCTGACAACAGAAGGGAAACCCGAAACGCGCTCACCAACGGAATCTTCAACCACCTCGCTAGTACCTGGATCGGGAGCTGCGGCGCCGTTTTGGTGAAGCTCGTCGGCATTATCAGCATCCTCCATCTCCTCGTTGTTGTTgtcgtcgtcttcttcctcgATATCGTCCTCCTCTTGCTTAGGTCTCCTCCCGCCTCGCCTCCGCCGTTTCCATTTCCCTCTTCTATCTGCGAAAGAAGGAGAATCTAGTCATTACCCATGGATACGATCTACAAATGGGTAATTCCAAAATCGGATTTTGAAATGGAAAGAGAGTTCCTTTGTCTTGTTTACCTTCAGTCGCTggcatttttgttgttgttgttgttgtgggaTCTCTGATTCGAGAGAGAATTGAATTGAGTTTTGAGGCAAAGAGAGCTTCAAGTGTAATAAAAATTGcttttcctctcttcttctaTCTCCTCCGAGTCTCTCTCTAATTTCAGCTTTGGAGCAACAACACCAACACCTTTCTGCCATTGTCTCTCGCTAGTCTCTGTAATTTATTCATCAAGACCTAACCTTCTTACCGATACAGAGGTTTTTGGAAGAGGGAAATCAATTATTTCGGTTACACGAAACCAAAACTAATTTTCAATCGGTTTGGGAACTGATAAGTTGGCTTTGGATTATTTTCATTtacacatattttttattttaaatgattaactatcatatttaacatattaaaaattgtttaatatcaCATTTTAACAAACAGAAATTTTTATAGTTCATATGCAGTAACTTAATTTATTTGTTCTAAATTTTTAGTGATAGCATATATTAAATCAtgtgatataaaattttaaattgaaaaatctTATTGATTAAGGATCAAAAAATTAActgaaaattattatattaaattaatatttcaaattttgtaaaatattgtatatgttattagttaaaattaaatatatatttaattttcaaataaacacgaaattaactaaaaataaaagttttgtttAAGTGAAAATggaatatacatttattttaaacatatgaaaaattaattaaatatttaaaaggtttatttaatgaaaatgaaatatatattatattataaaaatatataaaaagatttttattcaaatacaatttgggagaaaaaaatatgaatatctatttgatttgtttgttataGAAGTGTAAGAGACATATTATAATTCTATTTCTTAAGTAAtatatgaatgaatggttattTCTAATAAGGGTCCATCTTtttaaatatcacacatgaattagaaaatgaataaataaataaattacattaGGCGGAAATGGCTTTCTCGATCACACTCCTCCATGTGCTCGCTATAAAAGCTTCTTTTTTGTAGCTCTGTTACTCCGCGCTAATcacttctctcttcttcttgcttgCTCTGGTTCCAAGAATCACCAAGAATCGCTAAAGTTCCGATCTTTTTGACTTTTTCTGTCTTTCTTGATATTACTCATCATTCCCAAGTCCTTTGGTTGATTTCATAAGGACAAATGGGGATGGGTTGCATTAAAGAACTGTTTTGGATTGTGACAAAAAGCCACATTTCATTTGATCATATTTACCCTGGTATTCCGGTTTATCTCATTTATTTGGTTATGTGATTTCAGTTATGCCACTTTTTGATGATGTTAATTTGCACTAAATTCTCCTAAAACAAAATTACCATAAAACACACAATAATTgccataaacacacacaaatattGAGTACCAAACCTATTAGGTTGGTAGgcattattaattttacttatattttaaaactgtaaattatagtaaaattttattttttatttttatattggtaaaaaaatattttattattacataaataaaatatatttcattcgACCTGTAACATAGTATAtcgaaatatttttaatgttcaaatttaaatatgtaagtatttattattttatatatcttactttactattttattttaatacgtTAAAGTATGTGGTAAAATTCAGGAATgtatgttattttttaattgtatgatttataaaatatttaataaatgaattaagttattttagatttatttttgatgtattaatttaattatgaatgtAAATATTATGGgaatattatttcttattttataatgaaagaattaatattcgttaataaatcatttaatattaattacgaattttattatttaaaattatatattaacaagaatttatgtttacataataattaaaaagatattaaaggatatttttaaaataaaatcctAGAAAAAGATACTTGACAATATCTTTTTggatatcttattttgaaaatattaaaataatagattgactatagtatatatttaataataattaagttagtAATAAGAGAAAATAGGAGGTTGAATCAATTCTATTTTAcaaatcttaaaatattaaatgataatTGTTAGATTAGAAAAAACATTATAACTAATGaatttattttagttggacTGTTATAACTTTTTTGATAGTCCAAAATATGGTCGATAAAAAGTTCtcttgttttaataatattgactagattctgatccgccctTTAAATGGCGGATATATtctttgttttagtttaattctcat from Raphanus sativus cultivar WK10039 chromosome 8, ASM80110v3, whole genome shotgun sequence includes:
- the LOC108822639 gene encoding SWI/SNF complex subunit SWI3C, with the protein product MPATEDRRGKWKRRRRGGRRPKQEEDDIEEEDDDNNNEEMEDADNADELHQNGAAAPDPGTSEVVEDSVGERVSGFPSVVRRVVVRPHASVTALVAAERGCLRGEEVKGAGQGLLLPPSLENISFGQLQALSTVPADSLLGFDTERSECDGAATAASYVISPPSIMEGEGVVKRFGDKVHVLPMHSDWFAPNTVDRLERQVVPQYFSGKSPNHTPESYIQFRNALVSKYLDNPEKTLTISDCRGLVHGVDAEDLARVFRFLDHWGIINYCAAPQCHPGPSRGVSDVREDTNGEVHVPSAALTSIDSLIKFDKPICRHKADESLPCLDVDLPDWDIRIREHLCDNHCYHCSRPLPTVYFQSQKKEDVLLCSNCFHDARFVVGHSCIDFVRVDTSKDFRDQDGENWSDQETLLLLEAVELYNENWVQIADHVGSKSKAQCILHFLRLPVEDGLLDNVELPGVTDPENPTNGHDHRGTDSNGALPGTSEQGSGTEINLPFVKSPNPVMALVAFLASAVGPRVAASCAHECLTVLSTDDRLKSDGLQGKEPSLLDRANQQLDDNSGAQKTSCQNGAEAPTPLPQDKVMAAFRAGLSAASTKAKLFADHEEREIQRLSANIVNHQLKRMELKLKQFAEIETLLMKECEQVEKTRQRFAAERARMLSARFGSTPGGINPQANNSNNLQGMSLSTGGGGNNINTLLQQQLHQQQQVSAGSSQPSMIPGFSNNPQVHAQMQFMARQQQQQQQQAFSFGPRLPLNAIQTNAGSTASPNVMFGNNQVNNPAGASINQPSFSHPMVRSSTGSGSGSGLGLN